From a region of the Deltaproteobacteria bacterium genome:
- a CDS encoding regulator, with the protein MRWFTLGDFKHFVFAMYHVDVPGKIVDFILKFPANEKIFLHRHLALTNTLVVQGTHILYEPDGKVKEMRPVGSYTSSPPGDPHQEGAGDGGGVVFYSVRGKDGVLFEVLDDNFKVIGTLSLEDFANAYKEQKGA; encoded by the coding sequence ATGCGTTGGTTCACATTGGGTGATTTTAAGCACTTTGTGTTCGCGATGTACCACGTCGATGTACCAGGGAAGATTGTCGATTTCATTTTGAAGTTTCCCGCAAATGAGAAAATTTTCTTGCATCGCCACCTCGCGCTGACCAACACCTTAGTCGTTCAAGGCACTCACATTCTGTATGAGCCTGATGGCAAGGTAAAAGAGATGCGACCCGTGGGCAGTTACACCTCCAGCCCTCCGGGCGACCCACATCAAGAAGGCGCAGGCGATGGCGGCGGTGTAGTTTTCTACAGCGTACGCGGGAAAGATGGAGTGTTGTTTGAAGTGCTCGATGATAACTTCAAGGTTATTGGCACGCTGAGTTTAGAGGATTTTGCCAACGCATATAAAGAACAAAAAGGCGCTTAG